One stretch of Scatophagus argus isolate fScaArg1 chromosome 18, fScaArg1.pri, whole genome shotgun sequence DNA includes these proteins:
- the mtmr6 gene encoding myotubularin-related protein 6 has translation MEHIRTPKVEQVRLLDRFSNKSINGTLYLTATHLIFVESSSNSSTSAGQEIWILHHHIASVEKLSLTTTGCPLVIQCRNFRVVHFVVQRERDCHDIYSSLLRLLRPVSYEELYAFSYNPKQNDQQREEGWQLIDLRAEFERMGVPCDQWQVTDVNRDYKVCETYPRDLYVPITASKPIIVGSSKFRSKGRFPVLTYFYQEKKAAVCRCSQPLSGFSARCLEDESMLQAISKANHNSRFVYVMDTRPKLNALANRAAGKGYENEDNYSNIRFQFVGIENIHVMRTSLQKLLEVIGTRSLSMSDYLVGLESSGWLRHIKAIVDAAIFLTKAVTVEGASVLVHCSDGWDRTAQVCSLGALLMDPYYRTIKGFMVLIEKDWISFGHKFADRCDQLDGDPKEVSPIFTQFLECVWQLTEQFPQAFEFSEWFLLQIHEHVHSCQYGNFLGNNQRQREELQLRERTHSLWAFLMSEKQNYLNPFYSPAYSDAHPVLAPSTLPYNFKFWRNMYHQFDRSMHPRQSILKTILTLRENSRKGESTLQALEGRLRQLGVTPVVTSDPPAPPPVRDQRSNPNALPPRPDSLILGAPVNHKEVQRQVEDDEQEEEEVGEEATESTDTERTVEGSSGTESRKQSYGELEGTYNGELAKEEPAVVSLEFGVARMTC, from the exons ATGGAGCATATCCGAACGCCAAAG gtggagcaggtgcGACTGTTGGATCGCTTCAGCAACAAATCCATAAATGGCACATTGTACCTCACAGCCACACATCTCATCTTTGTAGAGAGCAGCTCTAACAGCTCAACATCTGCCGGACAGGAGATCTGG ATTTTGCATCACCACATAGCATCTGTGGAGAAGCTCTCCCTGACCACCACAGGCTGCCCTCTGGTCATCCAGTGTCGCAACTTCAGGGTGGTTCATTTTgtggtgcagagagaaagagattgcCACGACATTTACAGCTCACTGCTGCGTCTTCTGCGGCCTG TGTCCTATGAGGAGCTCTACGCCTTCTCCTACAACCCCAAACAGAACGaccaacagagagaggaagggtggCAGCTCATCGACCTGAGGGCAGAGTTTGAGAGAATGGGTGTTCCCTGTGACCAATGGCAGGTCACTGATGTCAACAGAGACTACAAG GTGTGTGAGACATATCCTCGTGACCTGTATGTTCCCATCACGGCCAGTAAGCCCATCATTGTGGGGAGTTCCAAGTTCCGAAGCAAAGGACGCTTTCCTGTACTCACATACTTTTATCAAGAAAAGAAG GCGGCGGTGTGTCGATGCAGTCAGCCTCTGTCTGGGTTTAGTGCACGATGCTTAGAGGACGAGAGCATGCTGCAGGCTATCAGCAAGGCCAATCACAACAGCCGATTCGTCTACGTCATGGATACCAGGCCAAAG TTGAATGCTCTGGCTAATCGAGCCGCAGGCAAAGGCTACGAGAACGAGGACAACTACTCCAACATCCGCTTCCAATTTGTTGGCATTGAAAACATCCACGTAATGAGGACCAGCCTGCAGAAATTACTGGAAG tgATTGGGACTCGTTCTCTTTCCATGAGTGACTACCTGGTTGGTCTGGAGAGCAGTGGCTGGCTGCGGCATATCAAAGCCATTGTAGACGCAGCCATCTTTCTCACCAAG GCGGTGACAGTGGAAGGAGCCAGTGTTTTGGTTCACTGTTCAGACGGATGGGACAGAACAGCCCAGGTCTGCTCGCTGGGGGCGCTGCTTATGGACCCCTATTACCGCACCATCAAGGGCTTCATG GTTCTGATAGAGAAAGACTGGATCTCCTTTGGCCATAAGTTCGCTGACAG GTGCGACCAGTTGGATGGGGATCCAAAGGAGGTTTCTCCGATATTCACTCAGTTCCTGGAGTGCGTCTGGCAGCTGACGGAGCAGTTTCCACAG GCATTTGAGTTCAGCGAGTGGTTCCTGCTGCAGATTCATGAACATGTTCACTCCTGTCAATATGGAAATTTCCTTGGCAAcaatcagagacagagagaggagttGCA gctgAGAGAGCGAACTCACTCACTGTGGGCGTTTCTGatgagtgaaaaacagaacTACTTGAATCCATTCTACAGCCCTGCCTACTCTGACGCACACCCTGTGTTAGCACCTTCCACTCTGCCCTACAATTTCAA GTTCTGGAGGAACATGTACCATCAGTTCGATCGGTCCATGCACCCACGTCAGTCCATCCTCAAAACCATCCTGACTCTAAGAGAGAACAGCCGCAAGGGAGAGAGCACGCTGCAAGCTCTGGAGGGT CGACTCCGTCAGCTCGGTGTGACCCCTGtcgtgacctctgaccccccTGCACCTCCTCCCGTCAGAGATCAGCGTTCCAACCCAAACGCACTTCCGCCACGTCCCGACTCCCTCATTCTGGGGGCACCCGTCAACCACAAGGAAGTGCAGCGACAGGTGGAGGATGacgagcaggaggaggaggaggtgggcgAGGAGGCCACAGAGAGCACCGACACGGAGCGGACTGTAGAGGGCAGCAGTGGCACCGAGAGCAGGAAGCAGAGCTACGGAGAGCTGGAAGGGACATACAACGGCGAGTTGGCCAAAGAAGAGCCAGCTGTTGTTAGTCTGGAGTTTGGAGTGGCACGCATGACCTGCTGA
- the amer2 gene encoding APC membrane recruitment protein 2, which produces MEEQSECVEPPVAPQCDPQPTGKINKAAFKLFGKRRTGSGMASFFSFRNKGSGNNGNSDNGNPLNGNSSAASVELVRSKTHDGLTSSSNDANGQRGEGPANLEAGPVRSLSKSLSFFSLLRRGSFRSSENGGAGLVRRGRGLKGFFSSMRWRRKEKTNEGEGEEVEGKREKDGDKADSEKVKDITLTLEPPPHHHQEDCGDAEKEPNLETPTMSVTMTPTHCVAMPGPSGEPDSPFPYTPTDSPLRPPIQKAKASISSLTPSLATPPLDRCSTGDPPSEPSVDRLCSLLFNDVTSLKSFDSLTGCGDIIADADEEGPAGNGGSGTSSSSSGGGGGSVGTGVGRTVGITSAISRGSPSKTPLPSQLMQPMFSVSPSSVPSSLPARARAPPPPQQHPPGSGVVAYMGGGEEMASPEGVDDADMQGLWHMLPSTGDNSPALPRSHQPPSSTPTSTYPPRATSSLVSSHLPSAPRSVDRKVPQVKALGLSKIPIVGGAGSRAAKPPLPHTHGRHPTSPGDKEPLSDEGYWDTPSATPTATPDESGLQRNQKMPALSRDSCSGDHLYDLYNDPEEEGEDEEHLGDEDPNSTPSPSTEYKLSPDTQTTPPSSSSSSSFRSMKGSTSLPRESKIPVSSRQTPLPHSASQSALSSVLEAESPPPKTCAPPSARTRIPVSKVPVRRSGNKPGSTTRGTAHKK; this is translated from the coding sequence ATGGAGGAGCAGTCAGAGTGTGTGGAGCCTCCTGTGGCCCCTCAGTGTGACCCCCAGCCCACAGGGAAGATCAACAAAGCTGCCTTTAAACTCTTCGGAAAGCGGCGCACCGGCTCTGGAATGGCcagcttcttctccttcaggaaCAAAGGGAGCGGGAACAATGGGAATTCTGACAATGGGAACCCTCTGAACGGAAACAGCTCAGCGGCATCAGTGGAACTTGTTAGGAGCAAAACCCACGATGGACTCACGAGCTCTAGCAACGATGCTAAtggacagagaggggagggaccTGCTAACTTGGAGGCGGGACCCGTGAGGTCTCTCAGTAAATCGCTAAGTTTCTTCTCTCTACTCCGACGTGGGAGTTTCAGGTCGAGTGAAAATGGAGGGGCGGGGCTTGTCAGAAGAGGGAGGGGCCTAAAGGGATTTTTTAGCAGCATGCGATGGAGAcgcaaagaaaaaacaaacgagggagagggggaagaggtggaagggaagagagagaaggatgggGATAAAGCCGACTCTGAAAAGGTAAAAGATATTACGCTCACCCTTGAACCACCACCGCATCATCACCAAGAGGATTGTGGGGATGCAGAGAAAGAACCTAACCTAGAGACCCCCACCATGAGCGTTACCATGACACCCACACACTGTGTTGCCATGCCAGGGCCATCTGGTGAGCCAGACTCCCCCTTTCCTTACACACCCACTGACTCTCCACTGCGCCCTCCCATCCAAAAAGCCAAAGCTTCAATTTCCAGCCTCACCCCCTCTCTTGCTACACCCCCTTTGGATCGCTGCAGCACTGGTGACCCACCCTCAGAGCCTTCTGTTGACCGCCTCTGTTCTCTGCTCTTCAATGACGTCACATCCCTTAAGAGCTTTGATTCACTGACGGGCTGTGGTGACATTATTGCTGATGCAGACGAGGAGGGGCCAGCGGGTAATGGAGGCAGTGGcactagcagcagcagcagtggaggaggaggaggcagtgTGGGAACAGGTGTCGGGAGAACTGTTGGTATCACAAGTGCCATATCTCGTGGCTCCCCATCCAAAACCCCTCTACCTTCCCAGCTGATGCAGCCCATGTTCTCTGTTTCCCCGAGCTCAgtgccttcctccctcccagcCCGGGCCAGGGCACCACCTCCCCCGCAGCAGCACCCACCTGGTAGTGGTGTGGTGGCCTACATGGGCGGAGGGGAAGAAATGGCGAGTCCAGAAGGGGTGGACGATGCAGACATGCAGGGGCTCTGGCACATGCTACCCTCCACAGGTGACAATTCCCCTGCTTTGCCCCGATCACACCAACCTCCCTCTTCTACCCCCACTTCCACTTACCCCCCTCGTGCAACCTCTAGCCTTGTCAGCAGCCACTTGCCCTCAGCCCCCAGGAGTGTAGACCGGAAAGTACCCCAGGTGAAGGCACTAGGGCTCAGTAAGATTCCGATAGTTGGTGGAGCAGGAAGCCGGGCAGCTAAACCCCCGCTCCCTCACACACATGGTCGTCATCCTACATCACCTGGTGATAAAGAGCCACTAAGTGATGAGGGCTACTGGGACACACCCTCAGCAACACCTACAGCAACACCTGATGAGAGTGGGTTGCAGCGTAACCAGAAGATGCCAGCCCTGTCACGCGACAGCTGCTCTGGAGACCACCTGTACGACCTTTACAACGACcctgaagaggaaggagaggatgaagagcatTTGGGAGATGAAGACCCAAATAGTACTCCCTCTCCTTCCACTGAATACAAACTGAGCCCTGACACCCAAACaactcctccttcctcctcctcctcttcctccttcagaTCAATGAAAGGCAGCACCAGCCTTCCTCGAGAATCCAAGATCCCAGTAAGCAGCAGACAAACCCCGCTTCCCCATTCTGCAAGCCAGTCAGCCCTCTCCTCTGTTCTAGAGGCCGAATCCCCTCCACCAAAGACCTGTGCACCTCCCTCAGCTCGTACCAGAATCCCTGTATCAAAGGTGCCCGTTCGTCGTTCAGGGAACAAACCAGGCAGCACAACCAGAGGAACAGCCCACAAGAAATAG